One genomic window of Kaistia geumhonensis includes the following:
- a CDS encoding ROK family transcriptional regulator, translated as MPFGKDYHPRIVGMRERGAPLRGSAGRNLVHAADHNARVTLEALRRGEGLTRLQLADVTGLSAPGITNIIRRLEEQGLIRAVSGGRGARFGIEGDGAYGMGVDVDSRFVTAAIVDLKGRIVARARRDAASAEVDDVLPQMRAAADAALAALGPARAERLAGVGIGTPFDAARIIEVLAPYSVHVERSSVAAALGERLLGDPPPDGSFVQVLFGREVRAGLMIRGHLFHGVSDRAGRIGQMRTGEDGELLEDAAAITELRPWLDRHIESGGDPDRFLPALDREGRDAVERWLGRAAGHFADAAIAISGFLAPGRIYVGGRLPRDLVELFATRFAAIRMARMTGPTQPQWLPDIVPATLGPDCVLLGAAMLPFLGTLLPDPRDPPDVGGGSGG; from the coding sequence ATGCCGTTCGGCAAGGACTATCATCCTCGGATCGTCGGCATGCGCGAGCGCGGCGCGCCGCTGCGCGGTTCGGCCGGCCGCAATCTCGTTCACGCCGCAGATCACAATGCCCGCGTCACGCTCGAGGCGCTCCGCCGCGGCGAGGGCCTGACGCGCCTGCAACTCGCGGACGTCACCGGTCTGTCGGCGCCCGGCATCACCAACATCATCCGCCGCCTGGAGGAGCAGGGGCTGATCCGCGCGGTCTCGGGCGGGCGCGGGGCTCGCTTCGGCATCGAGGGCGACGGCGCCTATGGCATGGGTGTCGACGTCGACAGCCGCTTCGTCACCGCGGCGATCGTCGACCTGAAAGGTCGCATCGTCGCGCGCGCGCGCCGCGACGCCGCCTCGGCCGAGGTCGACGATGTCCTTCCGCAGATGCGGGCGGCAGCGGATGCCGCGCTCGCCGCCCTCGGCCCCGCGCGCGCGGAGCGACTCGCCGGCGTCGGCATCGGCACACCCTTCGACGCGGCGCGCATCATCGAGGTGCTGGCTCCCTATTCCGTCCATGTCGAACGGTCCTCGGTGGCGGCAGCGCTGGGCGAGCGGCTGCTGGGAGATCCGCCGCCCGACGGCAGTTTCGTGCAGGTGCTGTTTGGGCGCGAGGTCCGGGCCGGGCTGATGATCCGCGGCCATCTCTTCCATGGCGTTTCCGACCGGGCCGGCCGCATCGGCCAGATGCGCACCGGCGAGGACGGCGAATTGCTGGAGGATGCCGCCGCCATCACCGAGCTGCGCCCCTGGCTCGACCGCCATATCGAATCCGGCGGCGATCCCGACCGCTTTCTGCCCGCCCTCGACCGCGAGGGGAGGGACGCCGTGGAGCGCTGGCTCGGGCGTGCCGCCGGTCATTTCGCCGACGCGGCGATCGCCATCTCCGGCTTCCTGGCGCCTGGCCGGATCTACGTCGGCGGCCGCCTGCCGCGCGACCTCGTCGAGCTTTTTGCCACCCGCTTCGCCGCGATCCGCATGGCACGGATGACCGGGCCGACGCAGCCGCAATGGCTGCCGGACATCGTGCCGGCGACGCTGGGACCCGATTGCGTGCTGCTCGGCGCGGCGATGCTGCCCTTCCTGGGGACGCTGCTACCCGATCCACGCGACCCGCCCGATGTCGGCGGCGGATCTGGCGGATAG
- a CDS encoding FGGY-family carbohydrate kinase: MAVYVGVDVGTGSARAGVFDAEGRMLATAKRPIAIWHEPGDIVEQSSADIWSAVSAAVREAVATSGVAPDTVAGIGFDATCSLVVVNADGSGLPVGPSGDPARDIIVWMDHRALDQTRRINETKHSVLAYVGGQVSPEMETPKLLWLAERMPETFAAAAHFFDLSDWLTFRATGSLDRSVCTLTCKWTYLAHEKRWDEGFFRQIGLAALADEGFVRIGTHVVEPGTAIGNGLTEEAAAALGLRPGTAVGAALIDAHAGGLGSIGARDMEGRATDPTRQMGYIFGTSACAMASTPEPSFVPGVWGPYYGAMLPGLWLNEGGQSAAGAAIDHLLRLHTATPAATAEAARRGIGLFALLEEIIAADAKDAEAVARLAAGLHVVPEFLGNRAPNADPDARATILGLGLDSDIASLARLYLAGLGGLAYGARQIVDALDAHGARIETIVISGGAGQSDLVRRLLADATGRAIAIPEAAEPVLLGAAMLGAVAAGDFPDTLAAIGRMSRLAAVFRPSPGAAARIHAAKYAIFLDLQRAEMRARARMGEALEA, translated from the coding sequence ATGGCGGTCTATGTCGGCGTCGATGTCGGCACGGGCAGTGCGCGGGCGGGCGTCTTCGACGCCGAAGGCCGCATGCTCGCAACCGCGAAGCGCCCGATCGCGATCTGGCATGAGCCCGGCGACATCGTCGAGCAGTCGTCGGCCGATATCTGGAGCGCCGTCTCGGCCGCTGTGCGCGAGGCCGTGGCGACTTCCGGCGTGGCGCCGGACACCGTCGCCGGCATCGGCTTCGATGCGACCTGCTCGCTGGTGGTTGTCAACGCCGACGGGTCGGGCCTTCCGGTCGGCCCCTCCGGCGATCCGGCGCGCGACATCATCGTCTGGATGGATCATCGCGCGCTCGACCAGACGCGCCGCATCAACGAGACGAAGCACTCCGTTCTCGCCTATGTCGGCGGCCAGGTCTCGCCCGAGATGGAAACGCCGAAGCTGCTGTGGCTCGCGGAGAGGATGCCGGAGACCTTCGCGGCGGCGGCGCATTTCTTCGACCTCTCGGACTGGCTGACATTCCGCGCGACGGGAAGCCTCGACCGCTCGGTCTGCACGCTCACCTGCAAATGGACCTATCTCGCCCACGAGAAGCGGTGGGACGAGGGCTTCTTCCGCCAGATCGGGCTCGCCGCCCTGGCCGACGAGGGCTTCGTGCGGATCGGCACGCATGTGGTCGAACCGGGCACCGCGATCGGAAACGGGCTGACGGAGGAGGCTGCCGCGGCGCTCGGCCTCCGGCCGGGCACGGCGGTCGGCGCGGCGCTGATCGATGCCCATGCCGGCGGCCTCGGGTCGATCGGCGCCCGCGACATGGAGGGACGCGCCACCGATCCGACGCGGCAGATGGGCTATATCTTCGGCACGTCCGCCTGCGCCATGGCATCGACGCCCGAGCCGAGCTTCGTGCCGGGCGTCTGGGGCCCCTATTATGGAGCAATGCTGCCCGGGCTCTGGCTCAACGAGGGCGGCCAGTCGGCCGCCGGCGCGGCCATCGATCATCTCCTGCGGCTGCATACGGCGACCCCCGCGGCAACTGCCGAAGCGGCGCGGCGCGGGATCGGCCTTTTCGCCCTGCTGGAGGAGATCATCGCCGCCGACGCGAAGGATGCCGAGGCGGTCGCCCGCCTTGCGGCGGGGCTGCATGTCGTGCCGGAATTCCTCGGCAACCGCGCGCCCAATGCCGATCCCGACGCCCGTGCCACCATTCTCGGCCTCGGACTCGACAGCGATATCGCCAGCCTCGCCCGGCTCTATCTCGCCGGCCTCGGCGGGCTCGCTTATGGCGCGCGCCAGATCGTCGACGCGCTCGACGCGCATGGAGCCAGGATCGAGACCATCGTGATCTCGGGCGGTGCGGGGCAGAGCGATCTCGTGCGGCGGCTGCTCGCCGATGCGACGGGCCGCGCGATCGCCATTCCCGAGGCCGCCGAGCCGGTGCTGCTCGGTGCGGCGATGCTGGGCGCGGTCGCGGCGGGAGACTTCCCCGACACGCTCGCCGCGATCGGCCGCATGTCGCGCCTCGCCGCCGTCTTCCGGCCCTCGCCGGGCGCCGCGGCGCGTATTCACGCAGCGAAATATGCGATCTTCCTCGATCTGCAGCGGGCCGAGATGCGGGCGCGGGCGCGCATGGGCGAGGCGCTCGAAGCCTGA
- a CDS encoding CsbD family protein, with protein MTSSTTDKIKGVTNEAVGNVKQGVGKAVGSEKLQAEGLAQEAKGEVQQAVGKTKDAVKDTADRLRDSAHRNL; from the coding sequence ATGACCAGCAGCACCACCGACAAGATCAAGGGCGTTACCAACGAGGCCGTCGGCAACGTCAAGCAGGGCGTCGGCAAGGCAGTCGGCTCCGAGAAGCTCCAGGCCGAGGGCCTTGCGCAGGAAGCCAAGGGCGAAGTCCAGCAGGCTGTCGGCAAGACCAAGGACGCGGTGAAGGACACGGCGGATCGCCTGCGCGATTCGGCCCATCGCAACCTCTGA
- a CDS encoding RidA family protein, translating into MTTITRIESGPRMSQAVVHGDLVYLAGQVGEGDDVVAQTRHALSEVDRLLAAAGSNKSRILSTTIWLADMADFAAMNSVWDTWVDKANPPARATGEAKLAAPKYKVEIIVVAAKA; encoded by the coding sequence ATGACGACGATCACGCGCATCGAGAGCGGCCCGCGCATGAGCCAGGCCGTGGTCCATGGCGACCTCGTCTATCTCGCCGGCCAGGTCGGCGAGGGCGACGACGTGGTCGCGCAGACCCGCCATGCGCTGTCGGAGGTCGACCGGCTTCTGGCCGCCGCCGGCTCGAACAAGTCGCGCATCCTCTCGACGACGATCTGGCTGGCCGACATGGCCGATTTTGCAGCCATGAACTCGGTCTGGGACACCTGGGTCGACAAGGCCAATCCGCCGGCCCGCGCCACCGGCGAGGCGAAGCTCGCCGCGCCGAAATACAAGGTCGAGATCATCGTCGTCGCCGCCAAGGCCTGA
- a CDS encoding VIT1/CCC1 transporter family protein produces the protein MAPSAHSEPHLVHRIGWLRAAVLGANDGIVSTASLIVGVAAAATGRGDVLLAGVAGLVAGAMSMAAGEYVSVSSQSDTERADLTREKHELTVNAESELAELSAIYVERGLDPALARQVAVQLTARDALGAHARDELGLTETAEARPVQAALTSAVTFAAGASMPLLSAWLAPEGAIVPIVSGATLVFLALLGAVGARIGGAGMGKGAVRVAFWGALAMAVTAGIGHLVGTAV, from the coding sequence ATGGCCCCCTCTGCTCATTCGGAACCGCATCTCGTTCACCGGATCGGCTGGCTGCGCGCCGCCGTGCTCGGCGCCAATGACGGCATCGTCTCGACCGCCAGCCTGATCGTCGGCGTCGCGGCAGCGGCGACCGGCCGTGGCGACGTGCTGCTGGCCGGCGTCGCCGGTCTCGTCGCCGGTGCGATGTCCATGGCGGCCGGAGAATATGTCTCCGTGAGCTCGCAGTCGGACACGGAACGTGCCGATCTCACGCGCGAGAAGCACGAGCTTACGGTGAATGCCGAGTCCGAGTTGGCCGAACTCTCGGCGATCTATGTCGAACGCGGCCTCGACCCGGCGCTGGCGCGGCAGGTGGCCGTGCAACTCACGGCGCGCGACGCGCTGGGCGCCCACGCCCGCGACGAACTCGGCCTGACCGAGACGGCGGAAGCGCGGCCCGTGCAGGCGGCGCTGACTTCGGCCGTTACGTTCGCGGCCGGCGCATCGATGCCGCTGCTCTCGGCCTGGCTCGCGCCAGAGGGGGCGATCGTGCCCATTGTCTCCGGCGCAACGCTGGTCTTCCTGGCGCTTCTCGGCGCGGTCGGTGCGCGGATCGGCGGCGCCGGCATGGGCAAGGGCGCCGTCCGGGTCGCCTTCTGGGGAGCGCTCGCCATGGCCGTCACGGCGGGAATCGGCCATCTCGTCGGCACGGCGGTCTGA
- a CDS encoding NAD(P)-binding domain-containing protein, with the protein MPLDDIEIAIAEPSLAALAEAARADIAALAYPDKAWVEARTAPDGTETTDVLIVGGGQSGLVIAAALRREGVRRVVVIDRARKGAEGPWVTFARMPELRTPKITVGMDFGIPTLGIRRWFETRYGVEAWERLVRVPRTDWMDYLNWYRDVWGIAVESETVVSDIAEGADGLVTVTTEGPSGRHVRHARLVVLATGSDGAGGWRVPAFISDALPADRYAHSNQPIDFAPLAGKAIAILGHGASAFDTAVAALENGAASVDLCFRRDRLPRVNPHRYIENAGIMTHHALLDDGVRWRIARHFRLHDQPPAWASFERAVVMPGFRLHAGTPWLSTALEGERIRIETPGGPLFADFLIPATGQAIDPASRPELANLYPLAARWQDRFAPPSGEEDATLASLPYLGDAYQFLPREPGGPGWIGRVHAFNALSTVSHGPHSTSISGHRHALPRLIRGLTRQLLFDQQHALIDGLAAYADEDLPLPDDFEAAAALNGGVVLR; encoded by the coding sequence TTGCCGCTCGACGACATCGAGATCGCCATTGCCGAGCCTTCGCTCGCTGCGCTGGCCGAGGCCGCACGCGCCGACATTGCCGCCCTCGCCTATCCGGACAAAGCCTGGGTCGAGGCACGCACGGCGCCCGACGGCACCGAGACAACGGACGTGCTGATCGTTGGAGGCGGCCAGTCCGGCCTCGTGATCGCGGCCGCCCTGCGCCGCGAAGGGGTCCGGCGCGTCGTCGTGATCGATCGCGCGCGAAAGGGCGCCGAAGGGCCTTGGGTGACCTTCGCGCGCATGCCCGAACTCCGGACACCGAAGATCACGGTCGGCATGGATTTCGGCATTCCGACGCTCGGCATCCGCCGCTGGTTCGAGACGCGCTACGGCGTCGAGGCCTGGGAGCGGCTGGTCCGCGTTCCGCGCACCGACTGGATGGACTATCTCAACTGGTATCGCGACGTCTGGGGTATCGCCGTCGAGAGCGAAACCGTCGTCTCGGACATCGCCGAGGGCGCCGACGGCCTTGTCACGGTGACGACCGAAGGCCCGTCCGGCCGGCATGTCCGGCACGCGAGGCTCGTGGTGCTCGCGACCGGCTCCGACGGAGCCGGCGGCTGGCGCGTTCCCGCCTTCATCAGCGACGCGCTGCCCGCCGACCGCTACGCGCACTCCAACCAGCCGATCGATTTCGCGCCGCTCGCAGGCAAGGCGATCGCCATTCTGGGACATGGCGCCTCGGCTTTCGATACGGCGGTCGCGGCGCTGGAGAACGGCGCGGCGAGCGTCGATCTCTGCTTCCGCCGCGACCGCCTGCCGCGCGTCAACCCGCATCGCTATATCGAGAATGCCGGGATCATGACGCATCACGCGCTGCTCGACGACGGCGTGCGCTGGCGCATCGCCCGCCATTTCCGCCTGCACGACCAACCGCCGGCCTGGGCGAGCTTCGAGCGGGCCGTGGTGATGCCGGGCTTCCGGCTGCATGCGGGCACGCCCTGGCTGTCCACCGCGCTCGAAGGCGAGCGCATCCGCATCGAGACGCCGGGCGGGCCGCTCTTCGCCGATTTTCTCATTCCCGCGACCGGGCAGGCGATCGACCCGGCGTCGCGGCCCGAGCTCGCCAATCTCTACCCGCTCGCGGCGCGCTGGCAGGATCGCTTCGCGCCGCCATCGGGCGAGGAGGACGCGACACTGGCCTCCCTGCCCTATCTCGGCGACGCCTATCAGTTCCTGCCGCGCGAGCCCGGGGGCCCGGGCTGGATCGGCCGCGTCCACGCCTTCAACGCCCTCTCGACCGTCAGCCATGGCCCGCATTCGACGTCGATCTCGGGACACCGCCACGCCCTGCCGCGACTGATCCGCGGGCTGACGCGGCAGCTGCTGTTCGACCAGCAGCATGCGCTGATCGACGGCCTCGCCGCCTATGCCGACGAGGACCTGCCGCTGCCCGACGATTTCGAGGCGGCGGCCGCGCTCAACGGCGGCGTCGTCCTTCGCTGA
- a CDS encoding amino acid synthesis family protein, with translation MADIKVRKFVTVVEEILHEGGPPAAVPPRRAVIAAVIENPFAGRYVEDIMSLMDDLKPLGIEMATRLVKALGGDAGVVEGYGKGAIVGEAGELEHGALWHNPGGYAMRELLGGAKAIVPSAKKVGGLGAKIDIPITHINASYVRSHFDAIEIGIGDAPRRDEMVLILAMTTGARVHARVGGLAKEDIKAGDGLR, from the coding sequence ATGGCCGATATCAAGGTCCGGAAATTCGTGACGGTGGTCGAGGAGATCCTGCACGAGGGCGGGCCGCCCGCCGCGGTTCCGCCGCGCCGCGCCGTGATCGCGGCGGTGATCGAAAATCCGTTCGCCGGCCGATATGTCGAAGACATCATGTCGCTGATGGACGATCTGAAGCCGCTCGGCATCGAGATGGCGACGCGCCTCGTCAAGGCGCTCGGCGGCGATGCGGGCGTGGTCGAGGGCTATGGCAAGGGCGCCATCGTCGGCGAAGCGGGCGAACTGGAGCATGGCGCGCTCTGGCACAATCCCGGCGGCTATGCGATGCGCGAGCTGCTCGGCGGCGCCAAGGCGATCGTGCCGTCGGCCAAGAAGGTCGGTGGGCTGGGCGCCAAGATCGACATCCCGATCACCCATATCAACGCCTCCTATGTGCGCAGCCATTTCGACGCGATCGAGATCGGCATCGGCGATGCGCCGCGACGCGACGAGATGGTCCTCATCCTCGCGATGACCACCGGAGCGCGCGTCCATGCGCGAGTCGGCGGCCTCGCCAAGGAAGACATCAAGGCGGGGGACGGCCTCCGGTGA
- a CDS encoding amino acid synthesis family protein produces MSARIRKIVTILEETLIEEGRPVSPPVRRAAAIAVIENPFAGRYVEDLSELFAAGEELGGLLGERARAALDIPGPSVESFGKAAAVGADGGLEHAAALLHPKLGAPLRALLGKGAALIPSAKKRAGPGATFDIPLGHKDAARVRSHFDGMEVSIGDAPRADEIAVAVALTDSGRPHPRVGGLRKADVKGEDGLV; encoded by the coding sequence GTGAGCGCCAGGATCAGGAAGATCGTCACGATCCTCGAGGAAACGCTGATCGAGGAGGGCCGGCCCGTCTCGCCGCCGGTGCGCCGCGCCGCGGCGATCGCGGTCATCGAGAACCCCTTCGCCGGCCGCTATGTCGAAGACCTCTCCGAACTCTTCGCCGCCGGCGAGGAACTCGGCGGGCTCCTGGGCGAGCGGGCGCGGGCGGCGCTGGACATCCCCGGCCCGTCGGTCGAGAGCTTCGGCAAGGCCGCCGCGGTGGGCGCCGATGGCGGCCTCGAACATGCCGCCGCCCTGCTCCACCCGAAGCTCGGCGCACCGCTGCGCGCTCTGCTCGGCAAGGGCGCGGCGCTGATTCCGTCCGCGAAGAAGCGGGCCGGCCCCGGCGCGACCTTCGACATCCCGCTCGGCCACAAGGACGCAGCGCGCGTGCGCAGCCATTTTGACGGCATGGAGGTGAGCATCGGCGACGCGCCGCGTGCCGACGAGATCGCCGTCGCGGTGGCGCTGACCGATTCAGGCCGGCCGCATCCGCGCGTCGGCGGTCTCAGGAAGGCCGATGTGAAGGGCGAGGACGGGCTGGTCTGA
- a CDS encoding ketopantoate reductase family protein gives MKIVVMGAGAVGCYFGGMLARVGHEVTLVARPVHVEAIRREGLVIERADGIHRVSLAATEDPAAVAGADLVLFCVKSTDTEIAGETIRPHLGPSTAIWSLQNGVDNAERLAATLGRPVSASVVYVAAGMAGPGHVRHHGRGELIVEPGPGNEDFAAAFTAAALPVTVSGEVAGALWTKLVINCAYNAISAIAELPYGVFVAEPGVPDMMRDVVDECSAVASASGILLPDDLWEKVRAIASTMEGQMSSTAMDLARGRPTEIDHLNGYVVARGAAVGIATPVNRALLLLVKLRETAAAGVGRSFRPARPRPSHRPS, from the coding sequence GTGAAGATCGTGGTCATGGGGGCCGGCGCGGTCGGCTGTTATTTCGGCGGCATGCTCGCGCGCGTCGGGCATGAGGTGACGCTGGTCGCGCGGCCGGTGCATGTCGAGGCGATCCGGCGCGAGGGCCTCGTCATCGAGCGGGCCGACGGGATTCATCGCGTCTCACTCGCCGCGACAGAGGATCCCGCCGCCGTCGCCGGGGCCGATCTCGTTCTCTTCTGCGTCAAGTCCACAGATACCGAGATCGCCGGCGAGACGATCCGGCCGCATCTCGGACCGTCGACGGCGATCTGGAGCCTGCAGAACGGCGTCGACAATGCCGAGCGCCTGGCGGCGACGCTCGGCCGACCGGTCAGCGCCAGCGTCGTCTATGTGGCGGCGGGCATGGCGGGGCCCGGGCATGTCCGCCATCACGGGCGGGGCGAACTGATCGTCGAGCCCGGCCCCGGCAACGAGGACTTCGCCGCCGCCTTCACCGCGGCCGCCCTGCCGGTGACGGTCTCAGGGGAGGTGGCCGGCGCGCTCTGGACCAAGCTCGTCATCAATTGCGCCTACAACGCCATCTCGGCCATCGCCGAACTGCCCTATGGCGTGTTCGTCGCCGAGCCGGGCGTCCCCGACATGATGCGCGACGTGGTCGACGAATGCAGCGCGGTGGCATCGGCGTCCGGCATCCTCCTCCCGGACGATCTCTGGGAGAAGGTCCGCGCCATCGCCTCGACCATGGAGGGCCAGATGTCGTCGACGGCGATGGACCTCGCGCGCGGCCGTCCGACCGAGATCGATCATCTCAACGGCTATGTCGTGGCCAGGGGCGCCGCGGTCGGGATCGCGACGCCCGTCAACCGCGCCCTGCTGCTGCTCGTCAAGCTGCGGGAGACGGCGGCGGCCGGCGTCGGGCGGTCGTTCAGACCAGCCCGTCCTCGCCCTTCACATCGGCCTTCCTGA
- a CDS encoding amidohydrolase family protein, whose protein sequence is MSHDAPAASAGPTKLVIENIGLLLSGDLAQPILDADTIVAENGRITAVGKRADIDTSGATTRIDAHGSAVTPGLIDSHAHPVAGDWTPRQNQFGWIDSCLHGGVTTMISAGEVHTPGRPRDIVGLKAMAISAQRQFENFRPSGVKVVAGAPAIEHGMTEEDFAELARAGVRQIGEVGLGSVKDAETARQMVAWARKYGMKSMTHTGGPSIAGSALIDKDVVLAADADVMAHINGGPTALPDDQIIALCKSCERGIEIVHNGNPRAALVALKTATEIGALHRVLLGTDAPAGSGVQPLGILRTISLLCSIGGVPAEVAICFATGNTARIRDLDCGIIEVGRAADFVFMDRPQKSAGGTLLESIALGDLPGISMTVIDGVIRTQRSRNTPPAETMATVVN, encoded by the coding sequence ATGAGCCATGATGCTCCGGCCGCCAGCGCGGGCCCGACCAAGCTCGTCATCGAGAATATCGGCCTGCTCCTTTCGGGCGACCTCGCGCAGCCCATTCTCGATGCCGATACGATCGTTGCCGAGAACGGCCGTATCACCGCGGTGGGCAAGCGCGCCGACATCGACACCTCCGGCGCTACGACACGGATCGACGCGCATGGCTCGGCGGTCACGCCCGGCCTCATCGACAGTCACGCCCACCCGGTCGCCGGCGACTGGACGCCGCGCCAGAACCAGTTCGGCTGGATCGATTCCTGCCTGCATGGCGGCGTCACCACCATGATTTCGGCCGGCGAGGTGCATACGCCGGGCCGGCCGCGCGACATCGTCGGGCTGAAGGCCATGGCGATCTCGGCGCAGCGCCAATTCGAGAATTTCCGCCCCTCCGGCGTCAAGGTGGTCGCCGGCGCGCCGGCCATCGAGCATGGCATGACGGAAGAGGATTTCGCCGAGCTCGCCCGGGCAGGCGTCCGCCAGATCGGCGAGGTCGGCCTCGGCTCGGTGAAGGACGCCGAGACGGCCCGGCAGATGGTAGCCTGGGCGCGCAAATACGGCATGAAGTCGATGACGCATACCGGCGGCCCGTCCATCGCCGGCTCGGCTCTCATCGACAAGGACGTCGTGCTCGCCGCCGACGCCGATGTCATGGCCCATATCAATGGCGGCCCGACGGCGCTGCCCGACGACCAGATCATCGCCCTCTGCAAGAGCTGCGAACGCGGCATCGAGATCGTGCACAACGGCAATCCGCGCGCCGCGCTCGTGGCGCTGAAGACCGCGACCGAGATCGGCGCGCTTCACCGCGTCCTGCTCGGCACGGATGCGCCGGCCGGCTCCGGCGTGCAGCCCCTCGGCATCCTGCGCACCATCTCGCTGCTCTGTTCGATCGGCGGCGTGCCGGCCGAGGTGGCGATCTGTTTCGCGACCGGAAACACCGCCCGCATCCGCGACCTCGATTGCGGGATCATCGAGGTCGGCCGTGCCGCCGACTTCGTCTTCATGGACCGGCCGCAGAAATCGGCCGGCGGAACGCTGCTGGAGTCGATCGCGCTCGGCGACCTGCCCGGCATCTCGATGACGGTGATCGACGGCGTCATCCGCACCCAGCGCTCGCGCAACACCCCGCCTGCCGAAACCATGGCGACGGTGGTGAACTGA
- a CDS encoding MarR family winged helix-turn-helix transcriptional regulator produces MASEEEGNGGLAALGADDAPTRSGAAEPTPRELLAASGYELSVHPAHIIRRAHQRATMRFQEVLGAHDLTPTQLAALATIMKHGEVSQNQLGRLTAMDPSTISIVIRKLSKHGLVERTASPDDQRLSMIRLTRKGLEYTEPLLAKSVEVGRRVLSPLKPSERPLFMEMLRRVADADDLPDA; encoded by the coding sequence ATGGCTTCTGAGGAAGAGGGGAACGGCGGCCTGGCGGCCCTCGGCGCGGACGACGCGCCGACACGGTCGGGGGCTGCGGAGCCGACCCCGCGGGAGCTGTTGGCAGCCTCGGGCTACGAACTGTCGGTCCATCCGGCGCATATCATCCGTCGCGCCCATCAGCGCGCGACCATGCGCTTCCAGGAAGTGCTCGGCGCGCACGACCTGACGCCGACCCAGCTCGCCGCCCTCGCCACGATCATGAAGCATGGCGAGGTGTCGCAGAACCAGCTTGGCCGGCTGACGGCGATGGATCCCTCGACGATCAGCATCGTGATCCGGAAGCTGTCGAAGCACGGCCTCGTCGAGCGGACCGCCTCGCCCGACGATCAGCGCCTGTCGATGATCCGCCTCACGCGCAAGGGGCTCGAATACACGGAGCCACTGCTCGCCAAGAGCGTCGAGGTCGGCCGCCGCGTGCTGTCGCCGCTGAAGCCCAGCGAGCGGCCGCTCTTCATGGAAATGCTCCGCCGCGTGGCCGATGCGGATGATCTTCCCGACGCGTGA
- a CDS encoding cysteine hydrolase family protein produces the protein MSVDVFSAHNNPEQVKLDPARAAVIVVDMINEFCKPGGRMVLPGYETLVGPQLSVIEAARKTGVPVIWVHDSHRRNMRRDREYLKRTPHGVEGTWATEIIEDLGARDDEIHVIKHRYSSFFQTDLDLVLKDMLIEQVIVFGVVTNICVRSTVHDAFFNGYEVVVPRDCCAATGPREQESTLYDIATHFGVVSDAASVVAALTSGAVIDNEQIAA, from the coding sequence ATGTCCGTCGATGTCTTCTCGGCCCACAACAATCCCGAACAGGTGAAGCTCGACCCGGCCCGGGCGGCGGTCATCGTCGTCGACATGATCAACGAGTTCTGCAAGCCGGGCGGGCGCATGGTCCTGCCGGGCTACGAGACGCTGGTCGGCCCGCAACTCTCGGTCATCGAGGCGGCGCGCAAGACCGGCGTTCCGGTGATCTGGGTGCATGACAGCCACCGCCGCAACATGCGGCGAGACCGCGAATATCTGAAGCGCACGCCGCACGGCGTCGAGGGCACTTGGGCGACGGAGATCATCGAGGACCTCGGCGCACGCGACGACGAGATCCACGTGATCAAGCATCGCTATTCCAGCTTCTTCCAGACCGATCTCGATCTGGTGCTGAAGGACATGCTGATCGAGCAGGTGATCGTGTTCGGCGTCGTCACCAATATCTGCGTGCGATCGACCGTTCACGACGCCTTCTTCAACGGCTATGAGGTTGTCGTCCCGCGCGATTGCTGTGCGGCGACCGGCCCGCGCGAGCAGGAATCGACCCTCTACGACATCGCGACCCATTTCGGCGTCGTCAGCGATGCGGCGAGCGTCGTCGCTGCCCTGACATCCGGTGCCGTGATCGACAACGAGCAGATCGCCGCCTGA